DNA sequence from the Nomascus leucogenys isolate Asia unplaced genomic scaffold, Asia_NLE_v1 Super-Scaffold_361, whole genome shotgun sequence genome:
TACAATcttttaaattggaaaggaaatgaaaacaagctataaagaaaagaagacttGGGGGACAAACTATAACTAATTAATTTGTTGTAACTCTTAAACCAGCTCTTATAGAAATTGTTGTAATCCTGTTAAatccttttgtctttttcctaCATAAGCAAGAACTTAATTTTCAGCTTTGAAACACTGACCCCATTTCTGTGGAGTCTGTGTGTCACCGAATGGCCACTCTTAGCCTTTTGCTTGAATCAACTCTTTAAAACTGGATTCTGACACTTTTGATTATTTCAAATTGATGCTGCAATCAATGCCTACATCACAACTTGTCTTGAACTAAGCACACAATCATTTATACCCTCATCATATACACAAGCATATTACATACATTAGATATACACCCATAAAATACACCTTGAATCCCTTGCACAGCATCGATCACATGCATAGTCTAGATCACACACACCCATATCAATCACACTATACTTACTCCGTGCACATAACATATACGAATGTCACACACACTGGagtcatataatttatttaggGAAGGGAAGATTGTTCAGCTTGGGTATGTATCAAGAGAGTCAACATCAGGAAAGTCTTGGGTTAGTCAAGAACAGATGCCATATGAGCTGAATGTTGACAAAAGTATAAGAGTAAATTAGGTAAATGAAGACAAAAGtgtattccaggcagagaaacaaCACAGGCAAAGTTATGGTATCAAGAAATTATGCAATTCATAACTCTAagtatttggaaaacattgacaAATAAATGCAAGAGGGGAGTGGTAGCGACTATTGATGGAGGCAGGGGCCGCTACTTAGAAAGCACTGAATACTCTACCAGTACCTGAGGATGTGCATAGACTTTCTAGTTGCTGATAGGTTCTACCATCTTTAGGTCTTCTATGCTATCAACATACCCATCCATGCTACAATGGAATTCAATGTAGTTGAAGCTCCTGCTCTCTGTGTAGCTATTTTTGGAATTCTCCCGGTGACACTTGAGTACTTTGAGAGGATTCTGGACCCATACATATGCATTTCGGAAGCGATCCATCCAGTTGTCACTAGTGCATATATGCTCGATTTTGTACCATGAGATATAGATAAACATGTGAGAGCTCTTGTCTTTCagatcttcattttctctcatgAGGACATCACATTTGTATTCTTTGAATTCTCGACTTGGACTTAAGTAGTGCTGTTTCATGAATTCTCTCCAAGAAACTTCCTTGCTCTGTACAAGCAGTGTGCATAGGATGCAAAGCAGGGCCAAGAGTGTGCCCCAGATCTTTAGAGACGATGCCATCTCGGTCACCAGGACCACCTGCGTGtccacagagaagagaaagaaaagcattatcCAGACAATGCCCAGAGAGCTGAACTCCACCTTAAAATTCCTTCCCCACCAGGCAGGCACTTGGGTGCAATTTTACTATTTGGTTCCCTGATGAGAAGATGATAATTCTCATTAGAGAATAGAGTTTCTAAGACCTAAAAACACGCTTCAGCCTGTGTgagcaaaacataaaattagaaaaaatagatgaagttgccaggcgcggtggctcacgcttgtaatcccagcactttgggaggccgaggcgggcggatcacgaggtcaggagatcgagaccacggtgaaaccccgtctctactaaaaatacacaaaaaaattagctgggcttggtggcgggcgcctgtagtcccagctacttggagaggctgaggcaggagaatggcgtgaacccgcgaggcagagcttgcagtgagccgagatcgcgccactgcactccagcctgggtgacagagcgagactccgtctcaaaaaaaaaaagaaaaaatagatgaagtTCATTTTGAGAATTCCAACCATCTCCTCTCGTCCCTCTCTTATACCCAACCTGAGGAGCAAATCACCCTCAGCTGGCTCCTTTCCACCAGATCAACTCTCAGGAGATCATGTGTCCAAAGAGAATGATATTTTAAGGTTTATGTCCTTGAAGTGGAAAGGGTTGTCAGATTTTAGGGAAATGTAGAAGATGAGTAACTACTTGGGTGGTGGTTCCTAGGTAGGAAGGCTTCGATTCCCTGAAATGACAGCCCAGCCTGCATTACTTCTTGCATGCTTCTCCAATTACGTAATGATGCATCTCCAATCTTGACTTCCTTATAACACTTTCTCCAAAGCCTGAGTGGAACATATGTTCATTACCAACCATATTCCTTCTCAGGGGTCATTCCCCTAATTATCACTATTACAAATGATCTTGGTTTGTCAGAGCTGCTCCTTGAAAATGTCGTCATAAAAGAACTCCagttttgaggtttttgtttgtttgtttatttgtttttgagacagagtctcactgtgtcacccaggctggagtgcagtggcacagtcttggctcactgcaaacttcgcctgcagggttcaacagattctctgtctcagcctcccacgtagctgagattacaggtgcccgccaccacacccagctaatttttgtattttttttagtagagacaatgttttgccatgttggccaggctagtctcaaaatcctggccttaagtgatcaacccacctcagtttcccaaagtgctgggattctcaggcatgagccactacacccaaccAGAATTCCAGATTTGAAATATTCCTGTAATCAATCAAGTACCAAGACTAAAAGAGCCCCCACACTGGCTTCTGTGGTGATAGCATGGAGTGTGGAGATCTTTTTGAAAGAGTCTGCCGTTTAAACCAGTGCTCTGTCCTCACTTACCCTGAGAAGTGTTCCTGCCCTTACTGAATCTCTAACCTGATTCACAACTCTGAGCATTGGTGTCCTCAGATGGACTTAATAATAGCTCCCTACAGACCTGCAAGAGTCTAATGAGACGCATGTATTTGAGAGCACTTCTAATGATGTCAAATGTCCACATCAGACACAGAACAAAGGGTCGGTACTTCCTATCTGTGGAACCCTGTCCTGATGATAAAGACCTACAGAGGATAGAAGAGCAGGATGTAAGCGGTTTTAATGCATTGTGTTTGAGAAGACTGGGggtgaaggaagggaggggcagggaaagCCTGTATCAGTGGGACTGAGGCTGACCAGAATTCAGGCATTTGTTTTCCAAGATTTGGATCCTTCTCCATTGTTTGCTATCTAAAAGTTCAATCAGCCTCCTTCCAGTGCTCCCGGCTGTCCGCCGAACATCCTCAGCAGAGCCCTTCTTACCCTACTCGACTCCAAGTTCAGGTCACTGGTTGTAGTGGGGATCAGTGTGTGGATCTGAAGAGCAGAGTCTGAGTCCTCCTTTCCTCAGAGCCCTGGAAATCTGcagcagtggagaaaggaatagcaGGGGGAGCTGCAGCGCTCCAGCTGATGGGTAGCGGAGGTGGTGATGGGGAACAGCCTTATTATGTGAACCTGTACCTGTATCTTCTCATCTGGAACACTTGAGTTTATTCAGACAGTGGCCTCAAGCAAAGCCTGCAAACATCAAAGACTGACTCCAGGGCACAAAAGAAGTGCAAGACTCTACAGTGAGGTGACCCCAGAAAGGGGTTATCTGGTGCTATCGGTAGACAACAAGAGACCTGGCTTCTGCACTCAATTTCTGACAAAGTTCTGGGAAGTCCCTGGAGGCTTATGCTATGTTACACAGAAACTTCTCTGAGGAAAGCCACTTATAACATTGTGAACTGTGGGACTTTCACTGAGAGGTAAAGAGTATCATCTAGTGAAACTGGTGGCCAGATAGTTATGATTAGGTAGCCAGTATCTGAAGTTTTACTAGGCAGTTTGTTATTGTCGATGAAAAGAgtcagctgtgtgtggtggctcacgcctgtaatcccagcactttgggagcccaaggtgggagcatcacctgaggtcaggagttcaagaccaacctggccgatgtgtgaaaccccatctctactaaaaatacaaaaattagctgggcgtggtggtgggcacctgtaatcccagctacttgggaggctgaggcaggtgaatcacttga
Encoded proteins:
- the EDDM3B gene encoding epididymal secretory protein E3-beta, whose translation is MASSLKIWGTLLALLCILCTLLVQSKEVSWREFMKQHYLSPSREFKEYKCDVLMRENEDLKDKSSHMFIYISWYKIEHICTSDNWMDRFRNAYVWVQNPLKVLKCHRENSKNSYTESRSFNYIEFHCSMDGYVDSIEDLKMVEPISN